The sequence GTCGATCGCGTCCAGCTCGCCGTTCAGCAGCCCTCGCTGCAGGCCGAACCGGACGAGACGTTCGATTAGCGAGGCGATATCCAATGGTTGCATGTCGATCCCGCCTTATTCCGCATATCCGTCCGGATGGGCTTTATGCCAGTTCCATGCGGTGCGGATGATTTCTTCCACGTTGTCCTTCTTCGGATTCCAGCCCAGCTCCCGCTTGATTTTCTCGGAGGACGCCACCAGCACGGCCGGATCTCCCGCCCGGCGCGGCTCGACGACAGCGGGGATCGGGTGACCGGTGACGCGGCGGGCGACTTCGATCATCTCTTTGACGCTGAAGCCTTTGCCGCTGCCCAGGTTGTAGACGTCGCTCTCCCCGCCTCCGCGCAGCTTGTCGAGAGCAAGCAGATGCGCGTCCGCCAGGTCGGACACGTGCACGTAATCGCGGATGCAGGTGCCGTCGGGAGTCGGATAGTCGTCTCCGAATATCGCGATATGCGGGCGTTTGCCGAGCGCCACCTGCAAAATCAGCGGCACGAGATGCGTCTCCGGCTGATGATCTTCGCCGATCCGCCCGTTCTCGTGCGCACCGGCCGCGTTAAAATAGCGAAGCGACACGTATTTGATGCCGTGGGCGATATCGAACCAGCGCATCATGCGCTCCATCTGCAGCTTCGTCTCGCCGTACGCGTTCGTCGGCTCGGTCCGGGCCGTCTCCGGAATCGGCACTTCCTCCGGCTCGCCGTAGGTGGCCGCCGTCGAGGAGAAAACGATATGCCTCACGCCGTATTTGCGCATCGCTTCAAGCAGGCAGAGCGTTCCGTACACGTTATTGTGAAAATACGCGCCGGGCTCCCTCATGCTTGCCCCGACCAGCGAGTTCGCCGCAAAATGAATGACCGAATCGATCTTGTGCTCGCGGAATACGCTCTCCAGCACGTCCGGATCGCGCAGGTCGCCGACGACCAGCTTCGCTCCGATTACCGCTTGACGATGCCCCTGCTGCAAATTGTCGAGCACCACCACCTGTTCGCCGCGTTCGACCAGAGCCGCCACGCAGTGCGAGCCGATGTATCCCGCTCCGCCTGTCACCAGTACCGCCATCTTCTCTCCACTCCTCTATCATGTAAATCGGCTTTCGTTCAACGGAATCTCCCGCACGCCGTCGCCGATGTCGGCCACGTAGAAATCGGGCTTCAATCCCGTACGCGCTTCGTATCGGCTTCCGACTTGCTCGACGAAGGCGTCCACCCGGTCCTCGCGAACAAGCGACACGGTGCATCCGCCGAAGCCGGCGCCCGTCATCCGCGAGCCGACCGTTCCGTCGACCTTCAGCGCTTCTTCGACCATCGCATCCAGCTCCGGCCCCGTCACTTCGTACAGATCGCGCAGCGAATCGTGCGAGGCGATCATCAGGCGG comes from Paenibacillus thermoaerophilus and encodes:
- the galE gene encoding UDP-glucose 4-epimerase GalE gives rise to the protein MAVLVTGGAGYIGSHCVAALVERGEQVVVLDNLQQGHRQAVIGAKLVVGDLRDPDVLESVFREHKIDSVIHFAANSLVGASMREPGAYFHNNVYGTLCLLEAMRKYGVRHIVFSSTAATYGEPEEVPIPETARTEPTNAYGETKLQMERMMRWFDIAHGIKYVSLRYFNAAGAHENGRIGEDHQPETHLVPLILQVALGKRPHIAIFGDDYPTPDGTCIRDYVHVSDLADAHLLALDKLRGGGESDVYNLGSGKGFSVKEMIEVARRVTGHPIPAVVEPRRAGDPAVLVASSEKIKRELGWNPKKDNVEEIIRTAWNWHKAHPDGYAE